Proteins encoded together in one Maricaulis maris window:
- a CDS encoding ABC transporter permease — MFNQIGAVTMMNLRSIPQRAGLSLATVISIALVTGVLLGFLAMSNGFRATLQGTGSENVAVMLRAGSSAELNSGLSSDQVRLIEEAPGIARDADGTPLVSGELFVIVDGVKRSSQTNANLPLRGVGTEALRLREGFEMVEGRMYEPGTNELVVGAGVIREFSNFDLGTTVRLGPNEWVVVGVFSTGGSVFDSEVWADIAVIQNLYNRGTGVQSIRARLTSPEAIEELRAYEENEPRLNLDIVSETDFFAGQAGGTAVLIEAIGLPLSIIMAIGALAGAWNTMYSSVDTRMREIATLRAIGFSGFAAAVGTMAESIVLAAVGGLLGALAVYLLFNGISASTLGGGFTQVVFSFAVTGGSVLAGMVMAVIIGFLGGLVPAIRSAYVPLLTVHRSD, encoded by the coding sequence TCGCCCTCGTCACCGGCGTATTGCTCGGCTTCCTGGCCATGTCGAACGGTTTCCGGGCCACCCTGCAGGGAACCGGGTCAGAGAATGTGGCTGTCATGCTTCGGGCCGGCTCCTCGGCCGAGCTCAATTCCGGCCTCTCCAGCGACCAGGTCCGCCTGATCGAGGAAGCGCCCGGCATTGCCCGAGATGCCGACGGCACGCCGCTCGTCTCCGGCGAGCTCTTCGTCATTGTCGATGGCGTGAAGCGCTCCTCGCAGACCAATGCCAACCTGCCCCTGCGCGGTGTCGGCACCGAGGCCCTGCGCCTGCGCGAAGGCTTCGAGATGGTCGAGGGCCGGATGTATGAGCCGGGCACAAACGAGCTGGTCGTCGGCGCTGGCGTGATCCGCGAGTTCTCCAATTTCGACCTCGGCACCACGGTCCGCCTCGGCCCCAATGAATGGGTCGTGGTCGGCGTCTTCTCAACCGGCGGCTCGGTGTTCGACAGCGAGGTCTGGGCCGACATCGCGGTGATCCAGAACCTCTATAATCGCGGCACCGGAGTACAATCTATCCGCGCCCGCCTGACCTCGCCGGAGGCCATCGAGGAGCTGCGCGCCTATGAGGAAAACGAGCCGCGGCTCAATCTCGACATTGTCAGCGAGACCGATTTCTTTGCCGGACAAGCCGGTGGCACCGCGGTCTTGATCGAGGCCATCGGCCTGCCGCTCTCGATCATCATGGCGATTGGCGCCCTCGCCGGGGCCTGGAACACGATGTACTCCTCGGTCGATACCCGCATGCGCGAGATTGCGACCCTGCGGGCAATCGGCTTCTCCGGCTTCGCCGCGGCGGTCGGGACCATGGCCGAGTCGATCGTGCTGGCGGCTGTCGGCGGCCTGCTTGGCGCCCTCGCCGTCTACCTGCTCTTCAACGGCATCTCGGCCTCAACGCTCGGAGGTGGCTTCACCCAGGTCGTCTTCTCCTTCGCGGTGACCGGCGGCTCGGTCCTTGCGGGCATGGTGATGGCCGTCATCATCGGCTTCCTCGGCGGCCTCGTCCCGGCCATCCGCTCGGCCTATGTGCCGCTGCTGACGGTGCACCGGAGCGACTAG
- a CDS encoding DUF6165 family protein yields the protein MTTTILTAIAPGELIDKITILRIKSERIADEAKLKNVRTELAVLNETLEKDVPASDELSRLDAALQAVNEELWVIEDDIRDCERAGDFGDEFIRLARAVYVTNDKRAALKKEINLLLGSTLVEEKSYAAY from the coding sequence ATGACCACGACCATCCTGACCGCCATCGCTCCGGGCGAACTGATCGACAAGATCACCATCCTGCGTATCAAATCCGAACGCATCGCCGATGAAGCGAAGCTCAAGAATGTCCGCACCGAGCTGGCGGTTCTCAACGAGACGCTGGAAAAGGACGTGCCGGCCAGTGACGAGCTGAGCCGTCTCGACGCGGCGCTGCAGGCGGTCAATGAGGAGCTCTGGGTGATCGAGGATGATATCCGCGATTGCGAGCGGGCCGGTGATTTCGGTGACGAATTCATCCGTCTCGCCCGTGCCGTCTATGTCACCAATGACAAGCGTGCGGCGCTGAAAAAGGAGATCAATCTCCTGCTTGGCTCGACCCTCGTCGAAGAGAAATCCTACGCCGCCTATTGA
- a CDS encoding SulP family inorganic anion transporter yields the protein MRLPKILTTLRSYDLNQFLADVLAGLTVAMVALPLSLAIAIASGADPAKGLVTAIIGGFLISALGGSRVQIGGPTGAFIVVVFSVIAEHGYDGLVLATLMAGLILLVAGYLRAGRLIAFIPEAVVNGFTIGIAIIIATSQVKDLLGLHFDHVPADILETVPMLVQSGDSLNPAALGIAVLALVLIIGLRRLAPRFPGLIVGLSVASLVVVVMNLPVDTIQSRFGALSASLPMPALPEVSPARIVELVPSAIVIAFLAGVESLLSAMVADRMIDGHHRPNAELTAQGVANIGSALFGGLPATGAIARTATNIRAGGKTPVAGLVHALVLLLILLFAAPLAGHLAMPVLAALLMVTAWNMSEPQRWPSYLRGPVGDRVLLVLTLVLTVFVDLTVAIGVGVAVGLALRLSQRKAPPSDWTPPER from the coding sequence ATGCGATTGCCCAAGATACTGACGACCCTGCGCAGCTACGACCTCAACCAGTTTCTGGCCGATGTCCTGGCCGGCCTGACCGTGGCCATGGTGGCCCTGCCGCTCAGCCTGGCCATTGCGATCGCCTCCGGCGCCGATCCCGCCAAGGGGCTGGTCACGGCGATCATTGGCGGCTTCCTGATCTCCGCCCTGGGCGGCAGCCGGGTGCAGATCGGTGGCCCGACCGGCGCCTTCATCGTCGTCGTGTTCAGCGTCATCGCCGAGCATGGCTATGACGGGCTGGTTCTGGCCACGCTGATGGCCGGCCTGATCCTGCTGGTGGCGGGCTATCTGCGCGCCGGCCGCCTGATCGCCTTCATTCCCGAGGCGGTGGTGAACGGGTTCACGATCGGCATTGCGATCATCATCGCGACCAGCCAGGTCAAGGACCTTCTCGGCCTGCACTTTGACCATGTCCCGGCCGATATCCTCGAGACCGTGCCGATGCTGGTCCAGTCCGGTGACAGCCTCAACCCGGCTGCGCTCGGCATTGCGGTGCTGGCGCTGGTGCTGATTATCGGTCTGCGCCGCCTGGCACCGCGTTTCCCCGGGCTGATCGTCGGCCTCTCGGTCGCCTCGCTCGTCGTGGTGGTGATGAACCTGCCGGTCGACACCATCCAGTCCCGCTTCGGTGCCCTGTCGGCCAGCCTGCCGATGCCGGCCCTGCCGGAGGTCTCGCCGGCGCGGATTGTCGAGCTTGTGCCCTCGGCCATCGTGATTGCCTTCCTGGCCGGTGTGGAATCGCTATTGTCGGCGATGGTCGCTGACCGGATGATTGACGGTCATCATCGTCCCAATGCCGAGCTGACCGCTCAGGGCGTGGCCAATATCGGCTCGGCCCTGTTTGGCGGCCTGCCGGCAACCGGCGCCATTGCCCGCACCGCGACCAATATCCGGGCCGGCGGCAAGACGCCGGTGGCCGGACTGGTCCATGCGCTGGTCCTGCTGCTCATCCTGCTCTTCGCCGCCCCGCTCGCCGGCCATCTCGCCATGCCGGTGCTGGCCGCCCTGCTGATGGTCACGGCCTGGAACATGAGCGAGCCGCAGCGCTGGCCGAGCTATCTGCGCGGGCCGGTCGGCGACCGTGTCCTGCTGGTTCTGACCCTGGTCCTGACGGTCTTCGTCGATCTCACGGTGGCGATTGGCGTCGGTGTCGCGGTGGGGCTGGCGCTGCGGCTGTCGCAACGCAAGGCGCCGCCCAGTGACTGGACACCGCCGGAGCGCTGA
- a CDS encoding glycosyltransferase family 9 protein, with amino-acid sequence MQRVLFITSTRIGDAIINSGVLDHLVRTRPEARFTIACGPLAASLFTETPRLERIIIMRKKKAGMHWWNLWRETADTQWDLVVDLRCSATAWFLRAKERRILKQSPVAIPKVEEAASVLALSPAPDPKLHISDAVRAEAAERLPGTGPYLAICPSASWIFKVWPAEKFAEFILKFTAPDGEMPGAHVVMLGGPGDELYAQPIYDALPEIEFVDLLGLGLPETAACIERCRLYVGNDSGLMHMAAAVGTPTLGLFGPSDDRCYAPWGTHTDAVRGPASFEEIDSAHDDRRKHPESLLADLAVDTVYDAAKALYDRTA; translated from the coding sequence ATGCAACGCGTCCTCTTCATCACATCGACCCGGATCGGTGACGCCATCATCAATTCCGGTGTCCTGGACCATCTCGTGCGGACACGCCCCGAGGCGCGCTTCACGATTGCCTGTGGTCCGCTGGCGGCCTCGCTGTTCACCGAAACGCCCCGCCTCGAGCGCATCATCATCATGCGCAAGAAGAAGGCCGGGATGCATTGGTGGAATTTGTGGCGCGAGACGGCGGATACGCAGTGGGACCTGGTCGTCGATCTGCGCTGCTCGGCGACCGCCTGGTTCCTGCGGGCCAAGGAGCGCCGCATCCTCAAGCAGAGCCCGGTGGCCATCCCCAAGGTCGAGGAGGCGGCCAGCGTGCTGGCACTCTCCCCGGCACCGGATCCCAAGCTCCATATCTCCGATGCCGTCCGTGCCGAGGCGGCCGAGCGCTTGCCGGGCACAGGCCCCTATCTGGCGATCTGCCCGTCGGCCTCGTGGATCTTCAAGGTCTGGCCGGCCGAGAAGTTTGCCGAATTCATTCTCAAATTCACCGCGCCGGATGGCGAGATGCCGGGCGCCCATGTGGTCATGCTGGGCGGTCCGGGTGATGAGCTCTATGCCCAGCCGATCTATGACGCGCTGCCGGAGATCGAGTTTGTCGACCTGCTCGGCCTCGGCCTGCCGGAAACCGCAGCCTGTATCGAGCGCTGCCGCCTCTATGTCGGCAATGATAGCGGGCTGATGCACATGGCAGCGGCGGTCGGGACCCCGACGCTGGGGCTGTTCGGCCCCTCCGATGACCGCTGCTATGCCCCGTGGGGCACGCATACCGATGCGGTGCGCGGACCGGCGAGCTTCGAGGAAATCGACAGCGCCCATGATGATCGCCGCAAACACCCGGAAAGCCTTCTGGCGGACCTCGCGGTCGACACCGTGTATGATGCCGCCAAGGCGCTGTACGACCGGACAGCCTGA
- a CDS encoding DNA-3-methyladenine glycosylase I codes for MNQRCAWVNTPDPIYAAYHDTEWGVPEYDARALWEKLMLDGFQAGLAWITILRKRETMRAAFHGFDPDRIAAYDDTDRERLLADPGIIRSKSKIEAAIGNARAYIDMRENGEDFADYLWGFVDGQPIQNRYATLKDVPTKTALSETISKDLKKRGFKFVGPTIVYAFMEAVGMVNDHEVTCPRHEAVKDLVR; via the coding sequence ATGAATCAGCGCTGCGCCTGGGTGAATACGCCCGATCCGATTTATGCCGCCTATCACGACACCGAATGGGGCGTGCCGGAATATGATGCCCGCGCCCTGTGGGAAAAGCTTATGCTGGACGGCTTCCAGGCCGGCCTCGCCTGGATCACCATCCTGCGCAAGCGCGAAACCATGCGCGCCGCCTTCCACGGCTTCGACCCGGACCGGATTGCCGCCTATGACGACACCGATCGCGAGCGCCTGCTGGCCGATCCGGGCATCATCCGCTCGAAATCCAAGATCGAGGCTGCCATCGGCAATGCCCGCGCCTATATCGACATGCGCGAGAACGGCGAGGACTTCGCCGACTATCTCTGGGGTTTCGTCGACGGCCAGCCGATCCAGAACCGGTATGCCACGCTGAAGGATGTCCCCACCAAGACGGCATTGTCGGAGACCATATCCAAGGACCTCAAGAAGCGCGGCTTCAAGTTTGTCGGACCGACGATTGTCTATGCCTTCATGGAGGCGGTCGGAATGGTCAATGACCACGAGGTGACCTGCCCGCGGCATGAAGCGGTGAAGGATTTGGTGCGGTAG